Genomic segment of Rattus norvegicus strain BN/NHsdMcwi chromosome 7, GRCr8, whole genome shotgun sequence:
ggggaaAAGCTTTACAATGGCATTGAAGGCCAGGTCTTTCTTGGCTCTGTCCATACATACACGGGATCTGGGAGATTGTGGTCCTTGCCAGGATTAAGAACAAACCAACttatttttcatgtgttttgGGTGATGTTCATCTTGGGACAAACCTCCTGGCTGTCCTCATTCCCAGCTCCTGATGAGTTAGTTCCAGGACCTGCAGAACTCCATTACACTTTCTTACTGAGATAACACAAGCAGGTGAGTTAAACATGCAAGAGAAAAatgctgtacaaagcttaagcaaACCAAGGAAAAATTTAGTTCTTGTAAATGAAAATCTTACTTTTATAATAAGTTTAATTTGGATAAAAACAGTGTTAGTTTAAGACTGTTGGGGGAACGGTGGGGCTCAGATCAAACAAAGACAGTAACATTCTCAGACTCCTATCCACCCTGGCCTGACCCCTTCTTGTGGTATCCAGCCTCCAGGAAGACTAGATAGCTACACTGGGGTTATTGCTAGGCAACTAGGGAGGGGACATCAACCAGCCTGTGACCTCACTTCCAACTCGGGCACAGCCCCACTTTGTTGGCCAGTTTTTGTCCTGTCCTTACCAAGGCCCAACGTCATGAGCAGCTCTCTCCGTGTCTCTGGAGCCTGGAGTCAGTGATGCCGGTATTGGGGGCTGTGTCCTGGGAGGTGAGTGAATTTGCCTGTATCACTCAATTCCACTTTACATTCCCTAACTACAGAGGCAGTGTCTCAGTGTTGGAGCCAGGAACTGGCCCCTCCAGTCTGGGGATCATTAGATGAAGtactcttccttctctttgccCTTGGCTGAGTCAGTCTCCATCTGGAGGATGGCGCTGGGCTCCCCTTCTGCAGGCTCATAGGTGACGTAGCTGCCTTTATTCTTGTACAGGTAAAAGAAGATCAAGGTCACCACTGAGAGCAGGGTAAGGAACACCACGGTTATAACAActtggaagggaaagagggagagagagatgtttcAGTACTTCAAGGGCCCATCTGAATTAGGTCATTCCTTCCTAGTAGGGTCTCCCTCAGACACAGCTTCGCTAGGGCACATCATCCAGAGGCTCTTGGTACTTCACTATAGACAAGCTGTTTTGATTTCTGACAGGACTCAACTTCCTCCCAAACCAGTTCCTGACGATCGTGCTAGAAACCAGCAGGGAAATAAATAGCTCATGCCAACAGGAAGGGTGTTTTAAATACATAGCTTCCTATGCGAGCTTCTCTGGTTCTCCCCGTTCTTCCTCACCCACTCAACAAACCACGTATACCGTCCTCCCAACCCACACACCCCAGCTGAGCGGCCACATGCACCCGTGCCTGGTCACCCTTAAGCCTATCACTTATGGTTATGCCTCTGCGTCTTTTAcagctctgtctgcatgtatcaGACCTACACATGCCAGGATGAACCCAGTTACCCCCATGTGGCTTTTCCTGGATGGGGAAGATCTTAGCTGtcacactgggttccaggctgtCTGTGGAGCAAGTGATCGCGGCCCGGAGGACCCTTGGATTGGTACACTGGCTTTGTTACCTGCAATGAGTGCTGTGCTGGCCTCTTCAGCTTGTGGGGACATTGTCTCAGGGGCCTGAAAAACCGGCGTGGTCATCAGTTCTGGGAAGttgaagaaggaggaaagggaaagagtgAACCTTTTGTCTTTAGCATTCTGTCACTACACCATCCCGGAGAATTGCTCAGTGCTTAGCACACTGTCTGGtctccctgaggacccagattttatctccagcacccacatagtggctgtTTATCCTCTAACTCCAGTTGGAGAGGAGGATCTGGTGTCCTAGCCTCTGTggccaccaggcacacatgtactcAAGCACACATGCAGGGAAACACTCATAAAATACAGATAAAAACAGTTCATCAACTGTTGTCTACAGGAACTCCAGGCAGAAAATcccaggaaggggctggagagatggctcagcggttaggagcactgactgctcttccagaggtcctgagttcaattcccagcaaccacatggtggctcacaatcatctgtaaagggattggatgccctcttctggtgtgtctgaagacagcaacagtgtactcatataaataaagcaaatcttaaaaaaaaaaaaaaaatcccaggaaacTGAGATGAAAGCAAACTATTTCCAAAAGACAACTTTTTTTGAATTTCTCTCTGCCCAATACAATGGTTAAAAAGAGGGACTTGAGCTAGCTGTAATGACTCACACTTTTAAtcgtagcacttgggaggcagaggcaggcagatctgagttcaaggccagcctggtctacagaatgagtttccgGACAAccagagccacatagtgagaccttgtttcaagaaACAGCTAACTAAGTAAACAGGGTTTTTGGCTTGGGGGTgaaggtgcatgcctttaattctagcactcaggaggcagaggcagacagatttcagaggtcaagaccagcctggactataaagagagttccaggctagccagggctatagaatgagaatctttaaaaaaaatataagccaAGGGGTCAGTTTTGCTAGATGCGGTGACATATCTacaacctcagcactcaggactGAGAACGATGGTTCGAGGTTCTCCTGTGCTATGGAGGGTTCCAGGCTAGTCTGAGCTGTACAGGGAGATCCCGTCTCATacgaagaaacaaagaaacagaggctTTTGAGCCTGGACTGATTGATTTTCAAATATGATCCCTGACCCCTCTACCAGCTGTACACCCTTGGACAAGAAAGAATCACCAAACCTATATTGATATGTATattatagatattatatataatgcagCGTCACGGTGTATCCTGTTCATGTTTCAGCGTTCTACATACTCTACTCCTGCACGTGGGACATACGTATCTATGTGTGCACGTTTGTTGAGTTTTGGTAATGCATACTGTGGTGTACTTGTGGAAGTCACAGGGGACAAGTTCTGGGCTCCATCCTTATCTTCCTCTTGGTTTGAGACCGGATCTCTTCccgtcctctgctacctatgctaGTGGCCTCCGACGAGTCTCCTGTCTCCAAGTCCCACCTCAAGACTGGAGTGCTGAGGTAGCAAAGATGTGCTGCTGCCAGTGCTGCTGCCAGTGCTGCTCACCTTTAACCCTGGTGCCTAGGAGATGGAGGCTGGTGGgtctctgggagttccaggccagccaatacTAGCGGGAACCTTTCTAAAGCAAAATGAACACATGGTACTGCCCATGGCTTcacctgggttctggggatctgaactcaggtactTGTGTTTATATAGTAGGTGCCTTGCCCACTGAGCAAGTTCCCAACCCTACGTTTACCAGGCTCAGAACAGGGCTGCTAGTACCCAGAGCCTTCCCGCATTCTATCCTGCATCTGCCTATCCTTTTAAGATCTACACCCCAAAGGTTCCAAAGCCCCAGCTAAAGTCATTACTTTGAGTCAGGACATTACCAAACTGTGGTCTAGAAGCATGTggacaagtctttttttttttttttaaggtctctggttggcctggagttgctccatagaccaggctggccttgaactctcaaagatctgcctgcctctgtttccccagagctggaattaatgtgataaaatactgtgCGATACcacagttttttctttcttcctttcttccttccttcctttctttctttaaacatttatttattatatataagtacactgtcttcagacacaccagaagagggcatcggatcccattacagatggttgtgagccaccatgtggtttctgggatttgaactcaggacctctgcaagagtagtcagtgctctcaaccactgagtcatctctccagcccaccacaatcttttaattagtatttttaaaaaagattttatttatttattatatatgagtacactaaagctgtcttcagacacaccagaagagggcatcagatctcattacagatggttgtgagccaccatgcagttgctgggatttgaactcaggtggaagagcagtcagtgctcttaaccactgagccatgtctccagcccccttaaTTAGCATTTTGATGTAACCCTTGGACAATGTAACTTTGTAAAGGTTAAGGCAGGATCCAGGCTTTCAGGGGGAAATGGGCTGGTTATCTCCAGAGCcaccatttatttactttatttacctAATGGCTTGCTTGGACCTATAATCACAGCCCTCAAGAGCTGGAGGCATGGCTTTACAGTGAGTTCtaaccaggctggagagagaccctatctcaaaagaaagcaaagaaaaaccaCGAAGGGGTGTGGGCAGAGGAGTGAGGgagttggggagagggagggagggagggaggcagggagggagggagggagggagggagagagagagagagagagagagagagagagagagggagcgcGAGCGCGTGAGCGCgcagagggaaggggaagtcAGAAGGGCACACTGTGGCCCACCTGCTTTGCCAGAAGCTGCGCTAGACACGCTGAGGACAGAGCAGAGCAGGACCAGTTTCACAGTGCTTACACCCTACCGTGCCCGTAGATTACACCATCTGAACACCCCAAGATCAGAAAAGCAGTGGAGGGGACTGGTTAGTATTTCTGCCAGGGGTGACTTCCATGGAAGCCATATTTGAGTGGTACTAGGACCGGGACTGGAAAGGGGTATTCTCAGCAGAGTCATCCAAGGAACACTGATGCGGTACCACTGTGCATGGGTGAAGCAACATCAGTTGCTGTGAGCTGGGGCAAAAGGGGGTCAAGCGAGAAGGGTCTTTTTCACAGAGAACAAGAATCTCATGAATCGCCCTTTTCCAGCAAAGATAAACTGTCAGGAATGCTTTCTGGTCTCAAAGCCAGCCCAACCCTTctttatttgggggtgggggtgggatagggtgagacaaggtctctctgcaAAGccagggctgtcctggaactcactatgtggaccaggctgaccttgaacgcACAGAgaaccccctgcctctgcctcctgagactgATTTATGAGGTCAAGTTATAATAACCTGAGGGAACTGGGGCTTTCCTACCATGGGGCTCCAGGAGACAGCACTCAGGTCATTAGGCAGCAGTGTTCAGTCACCCTGATGGCCCATTCACACCTGCTCTCCATGTGAATTATTAAACCAACACTGCAGGGCTACGGTGTAATAGTGTGGGAGAGCCCAGAGCGCTAGGAtacagcttgtgtgtgtgtgtgtgtgtgtgtgtgtgtgtgtatgtatggggagatgtatgtgtgagtgtgtgtgtgtatgtatggggagatgtatgtgtgagtgtgtgtgtgtgtgtgtgtgtatggggagatgtgtgtgtgtgtagatgtatgtgtgagtgtgtgtgtgtgtgtggggagatgtatgtgtgagtgtgtgtatgtgtgtagatgtatgtgtgagtgtgtgtatgtgtgtagatgtatgtgtgagtgtgtgtgtgtggggggagatgtatgtgtgagtgtgtgtgtgtagatgtatgtgtgagtgtgtgtgtgtgtagatgtatgtgtgagtgtgtgtgtggggggagatgtatgtgtgagtgtgtgtgtatggggagatgcatgtgtgagtgtgtgtgtgtatgtatggggagatgtatgtgtgagtgtgtgtgtatgggaagagtgtatatgtgagtatgagtgtgtgtatgtgagtatggggagatgcatgtatgaatgtatgagtgtctgtgtgtggtgtgagagtatgtatgtgtgtgtgtgtgtgtgtgaagatttatgtgtgagtgtgtatatgtgagtggtgtgtgagagtgatgtgtgtgtgtgtgtgtatgtgtatgagagttatgtgtgtgtgtgagtatggggagatgcatgtgtgagtgtgtatgtgtgaatgtgtgtttatgtgtgtatgagagtgtgtgtgtgtgtgagtgtgtgtgtgagagagagtatgggagatgcatgtgtgagtgtgtatgtgtgtttatgtgtgtatgagagtgtgtgtgtgtgtgtgtgagagagagagagtatggggagatgcatgtgtgtgtgtgtgtgtgtgtgtgtgtgtgtgtgtgtgtgtgtgtgtaaatgctgTCTTTGGAGAGGACTGGGtttagttcttagcacccacattggATGGCTCACAGtttcctataactccagttccaggggatccaacaccttatTGTAGTCT
This window contains:
- the Smagp gene encoding small cell adhesion glycoprotein, encoding MNNLPATPSPEELMTTPVFQAPETMSPQAEEASTALIAVVITVVFLTLLSVVTLIFFYLYKNKGSYVTYEPAEGEPSAILQMETDSAKGKEKEEYFI